In one window of Arachis ipaensis cultivar K30076 chromosome B06, Araip1.1, whole genome shotgun sequence DNA:
- the LOC107605381 gene encoding uncharacterized protein LOC107605381 isoform X2 produces MQDSVYPSCSYSADHGDAGNSFVALLYGPPSLLQYDFKELSDQKLCTPSGSCTAASGNFVVDCSDSGTFPTSSGGIFIENLNSHNLRSRQDTVLDSSSRAMVGLRDSVHSVFHDIQSNNTAAQSTVPGGKKAREPFSSRSQWCSTNPASSLNVCATDNQTTPNMVPEQCSSNLNSLLMSGCPRVFCMEKSGYLLLSNTGLLGIVCLCHSCHMSVLKFCEHAGLYGINPGDAVHMENGETIAQWKNLYLLEFGIRSLGNESEWDWPEVLSTTGSLMRSNSSSSSMSKSDLSQILSSSAVRLRSAKPCDYVPFPKATSTDPSLLSGVFPKEQPNTIQESGKIPLKGFVGTCTTTNIVGIQGDDGCQPVPPFLDSLKQNDNFSVAHSPSQIPTSLPIDHECIKNNNEKDVLIGKDAASSNIELRLGQPPQKGNPVPSFIGHPLFNALVSPPNLHLAKPMINMHSSEGKLQNNFCHGYGSFKMVDQPQPKIKNYMPGVSNAFGGAARSKPDSAANSLLFSPLPQLNLQPEGKTKASEILMNDSGPDISKKHYEFNGMQFAPINVPWKNNGHTGRQLDCSAVGSIKGLDNDKGVNFAKDPCAKLNSGFGISNLVKYPSSIRGAVGGNGSCVSTVKGKIYESYNESRLPFNTSGGVNFLCDSKNVSSVGQKNHFTSGTTIPLEGILKGFPFLVPNSTSNQTTTSPQQQGINLDRPLLDENMRLLAVTQILELSKQRHALHFHKMNQKHKRSSNTSEVQPDVYEALTSEQFSFGATFKLPQKRGPCGSPDTIDDLEKLASLTGLNRYCFSGLTQLPLHSKEKKSQCKQAYNLQNEGQSLSLGINNDNTLFQRSSASNNFTEKPVDTNLGRYTFAAGQNRSRTNFFLGNGSTYNFKQFAKSSGETPLKIISKDESTHQWRGVPSKLWKADCDAKSLDPIAAEGQDDVQSVNTSAKRFKRNFNMEDLLKVQEKSNVSTGSCAPMVTQASMEFNKIDSCIIDGGDATDSNNLVLDEGSVINKGWSPDAVESERSSEFLGSTCESYLNKGHLRVINDQDKPCRSLLDELKLLDSMTRKKSQDQSHILSGHFKANQSQNVKDLKGKKKRRNRLKNLDASLPSPFLLHNKNDERQMYFPSTQRKSSANAKHKHTALSPKFPGNHFLSARHSDKEDSYVSESSSDDEFRSLHDVPRRKKQRADFPSDCVGHFQMQDPDLEETEIGKVESMFTRGTNANRITRPIVCGEYGEICSEQLAGELPKIPKFVSLSKVLKSAKRCKVPRLTSKKKLKRLSFGSNEHCCGQPGLERGNTSLVIFKGKRESKAIHGNSIVNIAPLKLKNKEIRKVRSINELTAKETKVKDIVVEYGEDKEHGWCNTKSRNFVQECMGISIQNSDAFCSVCQNSSNDDINCLLECSRCLIRVHQACYGISTLPKKGRWCCRPCRTNSKDIACVLCGYGGGAMTRATQNRTMVKSLLKAWSIEKGGMSKHSTTPELFEKETDVFDSTKSELKFDQTCGLKSGNVEISRSDQLKVEMSTNQMQNVPYNILKVHNSITAGVHDTSVKQWIHMVCGLWTPGTRCPNVNTMSAFDVSGVAVPREDVVCSICNRWGGSCIECRIVNCLVKFHPWCAHQKNLLQCETEGDDDENVGFYGRCMLHAVDPRYQSKYDPVDDIDSLEEREFTCARTEGYKGCKRDGFHRYCYSALKGKGGSGCLVPEEQLNAWIHINGQKSCPQRLPKHASDIEHDCRTGTSAFQKQAILSGKIYLHT; encoded by the exons ATGCAAGACTCTGTTTACCCCAGCTGCAGTTATTCAGCTGACCATGGTGATGCTGGAAACTCATTTGTGGCTCTCCTTTATGGCCCTCCATCCCTGTTGCAGTATGATTTCAAAGAGTTGTCTGATCAGAAACTTTGTACCCCATCTGGTAGTTGTACTGCTGCAAGTGGGAACTTTGTTGTTGATTGTAGTGATAGTGGAACCTTCCCAACATCTAGTGGTGGAATCTTTATTGAAAATTTAAATAGTCATAACCTGCGAAGCAGGCAAGATACGGTTCTTGATAGTTCTTCCAGGGCAATGGTTGGTCTGAGGGATAGTGTTCATTCTGTATTTCATGATATTCAGAGTAATAATACTGCTGCACAGTCCACAGTCCCTGGTGGCAAAAAGGCAAGGGAACCTTTTTCTTCTAGGAGCCAATGGTGTAGTACAAACCCTGCATCCAGTCTAAATGTTTGTGCTACAGATAATCAAACTACGCCAAATATGGTTCCAGAACAATGCTCTTCCAACCTTAATTCTCTTTTAATGAGTGGATGCCCTCGTGTGTTCTGCATGGAAAAAA GTGGATATCTTCTTCTCAGCAATACAGGGCTTCTTGGTATTGTTTGCTTATGCCACTCTTGCCACATGTCAGTTCTTAAGTTTTGTGAG CATGCAGGGTTATATGGCATCAACCCAGGGGATGCTGTTCATATGGAAAATGGTGAGACCATTGCACAATGGAAGAATTTATACCTATTAGAGTTTGGG ATTAGGTCTCTGGGCAATGAGAGTGAATGGGACTGGCCAGAAGTATTATCAACAACAGGAAGTCTGATGAGATCCAATTCATCTTCATCCAGTATGTCAAAGAGTGATTTATCTCAAATATTGAGTTCATCTGCAGTCAGATTAAGGTCTGCAAAGCCTTGTGATTATGTTCCATTTCCAAAGGCCACCAGCACAGACCCCAGTTTACTTAGTGGTGTATTTCCCAAAGAACAACCAAATACAATCCAGGAAAGTGGCAAAATTCCGCTCAAAGGTTTTGTTGGAACATGTACAACAACAAACATTGTTGGAATTCAAGGGGATGATGGTTGTCAACCTGTACCACCTTTCCTTGATTCCCTTAAACAAAATGACAATTTTTCAGTTGCCCACTCTCCTTCACAAATTCCAACAAGCCTTCCAATAGATCATGAATGCataaaaaacaataatgaaaaAGATGTGCTTATAGGCAAAGATGCAGCATCGTCTAATATTGAGCTGAGGCTTGGACAACCACCTCAGAAAGGAAATCCAGTTCCATCATTTATAGGACATCCATTGTTTAATGCCCTTGTCAGCCCTCCAAATTTGCATCTTGCAAAGCCAATGATTAATA TGCATAGCAGTGAGGGGAAATTGCAGAATAATTTTTGCCATGGTTATGGTTCCTTCAAAATGGTTGATCAACCTCAGCCTAAAATCAAGAACTATATGCCTGGTGTTAGCAATGCTTTTGGTGGTGCAGCTAGATCAAAACCTGACAGTGCAGCCAACAGTTTGTTGTTTTCACCACTTCCACAGTTAAATCTTCAGCCAGAGGGAAAGACAAAAGCtagtgaaattttgatgaatgaTAGTGGACCTGACATATCCAAGAAACATTATGAATTTAATGGCATGCAGTTTGCTCCTATTAATGTTCCCTGGAAAAATAATGGTCACACGGGAAGGCAATTGGATTGTTCAGCAGTGGGATCTATTAAAGGTTTGGACAATGATAAAGGTGTTAACTTTGCTAAAGATCCTTGTGCTAAATTAAACTCTGGATTTGGAATTAGTAATCTAGTGAAATATCCAAGTTCCATCAGAGGAGCTGTTGGTGGCAATGGTAGTTGTGTTTCAACTGTTAAAGGAAAGATATACGAGTCATATAATGAATCAAGGTTGCCGTTCAATACATCTGGTGGTGTAAATTTTCTCTGTGATTCTAAAAATGTGTCTTCTGTTGGACAAAAGAATCATTTCACCTCAGGGACGACAATTCCATTAGAAGGAATTCTGAAGGGCTTTCCCTTTCTTGTACCAAATTCTACATCAAATCAGACTACTACTTCACCACAGCAACAGGGCATTAACTTGGACAGACCTTTGCTTGATGAAAATATGAGGTTGCTTGCAGTGACACAGATACTGGAGTTATCTAAGCAACGACATGCATTGCATTTTCATAAAATGAATCAAAAGCACAAGAGATCCAGCAACACTTCAGAAGTTCAGCCCGACGTATATGAGGCTTTGACATCTGAACAGTTCTCTTTTGGCGCTACATTTAAATTGCCACAAAAAAGAGGTCCTTGTGGGAGTCCTGATACCATTGATGATTTAGAGAAGCTGGCTTCACTCACAG GTTTGAATAGATACTGTTTCTCTGGCTTGACACAATTACCTTTACATTCTAAAGAAAAGAAATCGCAATGTAAACAGGCCTACAATCTTCAAAATGAAGGCCAATCGTTGAG CCTTGGAATAAACAATGACAATACACTGTTTCAGAGATCAAGTGCATCCAACAATTTCACTGAGAAACCAGTGGATACGAATTTGGGAAGATACACTTTTGCTGCAGGGCAAAACCGTTCTAGAACCAATTTTTTTTTGGGAAATGGATCAACTTATAATTTTAAACAATTTGCAAAATCTAGTGGTGAAACTCCTTTGAAGATAATTTCAAAGGATGAAAGTACTCATCAATGGAGAGGTGTACCAAGTAAGCTATGGAAAGCAGATTGTGATGCAAAATCTTTAGATCCAATAGCAGCGGAAGGACAAGATGATGTTCAAAGTGTAAATACTTCTGCTAAACGCTTCAAAAGGAATTTTAATATGGAAGACCTGTTGAAAGTGCAAGAAAAGTCTAATGTCTCGACCGGGTCTTGTGCACCTATGGTCACTCAAGCTTCCATGGAGTTCAATAAGATTGATTCTTGCATTATTGATGGTGGGGACGCTACTGATTCCAACAATCTTGTACTTGATGAGGGCTCAGTAATCAATAAAGGTTGGTCACCTGATGCAGTTGAAAGTGAAAGAAGTTCTGAGTTTCTAGGCTCCACATGTGAGAGTTACTTGAACAAAGGTCATTTGAGAGTCATAAATGATCAAGATAAACCATGTCGTAGTCTCCTTGATGAGCTTAAGCTGTTAGATTCTATGACAAGGAAAAAAAGCCAGGACCAAAGTCATATACTTTCTGGTCATTTTAAAGCCAATCAATCTCAAAATGTCAAGGacttaaaaggaaaaaagaaaaggagaaatagGCTGAAGAATTTAGATGCCTCATTGCCTTCACCTTTCTTATTGCATAACAAGAACGATGAAAGGCAAATGTACTTTCCATCAACCCAGCGAAAATCATCTGCTAATGCCAAGCATAAACACACTGCTTTGTCACCCAAATTTCCAGGTAACCATTTTCTGAGTGCACGTCATAGTGACAAAGAAGATAGTTATGTGTCGGAATCAAGTTCAGATGACGAGTTTCGTAGCTTACATGACGTTCctagaagaaagaaacaaagagcaGATTTCCCTTCTGATTGTGTTGGGCATTTTCAAATGCAAGATCCAGATTTGGAGGAAACTGAAATTGGCAAGGTTGAGTCAATGTTTACCAGGGGGACAAATGCCAATAGAATCACAAGGCCAATAGTATGTGGAGAATATGGTGAAATATGCAGTGAACAATTGGCTGGAGAATTGCCAAAAATTCCAAAATTTGTTTCTCTCAGTAAGGTTCTTAAAAGTGCCAAAAGATGTAAGGTACCTAGATTAACTTCGAAAAAGAAATTGAAGAGATTGAGCTTTGGAAGTAATGAACACTGCTGTGGTCAACCCGGTTTGGAGAGGGGCAACACGTCACTTGTTATTTTCAAAGGAAAGAGAGAATCCAAAGCTATACATGGTAATAGTATTGTAAACATAGCTCCATTGAAGctgaagaacaaggaaattaggaAAGTACGCAGTATTAATGAACTGACTGCTAAAG AAACCAAAGTGAAGGATATTGTGGTGGAGTATGGTGAAGATAAGGAGCATGGTTGGTGTAACACCAAAAGCAGAAA CTTTGTTCAAGAATGCATGGGAATCTCCATCCAAAATTCAGACGCATTCTGCTCTGTGTGCCAAAACTCAAGCAATGATGACATTAACTGTTTGTTGGAGTGTAGTCGCTGTCTAATTAGA GTTCATCAGGCTTGCTATGGAATCTCCACATTACCTAAAAAAGGCCGTTGGTGTTGTAGACCATGCCGAACAAACTCAAAAGATATT GCTTGTGTCCTGTGTGGTTATGGAGGTGGAGCCATGACTCGAGCAACACAGAATCGCACAATGGTGAAAAGCCTCTTAAAAGCGTGGAGTATTGAAAAAGGTGGCATGTCTAAGCATAGTACTACACCTGAACTTTTTGAGAAGGAAACAGATGTATTTGATTCCACAAAATCTGAACTAAAATTTGACCAAACATGTGGTTTGAAGTCTGGGAATGTTGAGATCTCAAGATCAGACCAGTTGAAAGTTGAGATGTCAACAAATCAAATGCAAAATGTTCCTTACAATATTTTAAAGGTTCATAACAGCATTACAGCAGGAGTTCATGATACATCTGTAAAGCAGTGGATTCATATGGTTTGTGGGCTTTGGACTCCTGGAACAAGATGCCCGAATGTTAATACAATGAGTGCTTTTGATGTATCTGGTGTTGCAGTTCCCAGAGAAGATGTG
- the LOC107605384 gene encoding subtilisin-like protease SBT4.8, translated as MGKYNFLLFLYDYFIMKSLVSSADDADRNLHIVYMGSLPKHNYSPTSHHLSMLQQITNDNDATNHMVRSYYKSFNGFAAMITNQEREKLKKMEGVVSVFPSKSLKPQTTRSWDFMGFKESIQRNKTAESDVIIGVIDTGIWPESESFNDHGFGPIPKKWKGACKGGKNFRCNNKIIGARYYLKDQPSARDIIGHGTHTASVAAGNKVVGASFNGIAEGVARGGVPSARIAAYNVCNEEQGCRPDAILAAFDDAIADGVDLITISIGQPAQMTFDKDTIAIGSFHAMKKGILTINSTGNDGPNNATSSVSPWLFTVAATTMDRRNIDNVLLGNGLMPSGKSINGSASNSAEILSSAGFINNSAPIVAEFSSVGPNMQIREIMKPDVSAPGVEILAAYSPLAPPSPDKRDERSVKYNILSGTSMACPHVAGAAAYVKTFHPDWSPAAIKSSLMTTAKPMNGSELAEFSYGSGFLDPVRAINPGLVFDASKKDYVNLLCRIGYDTMEVRKISGDKSVCPSSSSHHHLPMAKDFNYPAIAAEIEPNKPFRINFTRTVTNVGFANSTYKAYIQQHSGINITVVPNILEFKSLKEKQSFVVHVVGGKFSDNSVVSSSLLWSDGTHSVRSPIVLRVIKGKCYLYNKI; from the coding sequence ATGGGCAAGTataattttcttcttttcttatacGACTATTTTATCATGAAATCCTTAGTAAGTAGTGCTGATGATGCTGATAGGAATCTTCACATTGTATACATGGGATCACTCCCAAAGCATAATTATTCTCCAACATCTCACCATCTTAGTATGCTGCAACAAATTACTAATGATAACGATGCAACAAATCACATGGTTAGAAGTTATTATAAGAGCTTTAATGGTTTTGCTGCAATGATCACTAACCAAGAAAGAGAGAAGCTGAAAAAGATGGAAGGAGTGGTTTCTGTTTTTCCAAGCAAATCACTCAAACCACAAACTACAAGGTCTTGGGACTTCATGGGATTCAAAGAATCGATACAGAGAAACAAAACCGCTGAGAGTGATGTTATAATCGGAGTTATAGACACCGGAATCTGGCCGGAGTCAGAGAGCTTCAACGATCATGGTTTCGGTCCAATTCCCAAAAAGTGGAAAGGCGCATGCAAAGGTGGTAAAAACTTCAGATGCAACAATAAAATAATCGGTGCAAGATACTATCTAAAAGATCAACCTTCCGCAAGAGACATTATTGGGCATGGAACTCACACAGCATCAGTTGCAGCAGGGAATAAAGTTGTGGGAGCAAGCTTCAATGGAATCGCCGAAGGAGTTGCAAGAGGAGGTGTCCCATCAGCAAGAATTGCTGCTTATAATGTGTGTAATGAAGAACAAGGGTGCAGACCTGATGCCATATTGGCTGCTTTTGATGATGCCATTGCCGATGGTGTGGATCTTATCACAATTTCAATTGGGCAACCTGCGCAAATGACCTTTGATAAAGACACCATAGCAATTGGATCGTTTCATGCAATGAAAAAAGGAATCCTCACTATAAACTCTACAGGTAACGATGGTCCTAACAATGCAACATCTAGTGTATCACCTTGGTTGTTCACTGTTGCAGCTACCACTATGGATCGTAGAAACATTGATAACGTTTTGCTTGGCAATGGATTAATGCCTTCGGGGAAGTCAATAAATGGGTCTGCATCAAATAGTGCTGAAATACTGAGTAGTGCAGGCTTCATAAACAATAGTGCTCCAATTGTTGCTGAATTCTCTTCTGTAGGACCCAATATGCAAATCAGAGAAATCATGAAGCCAGATGTTAGTGCTCCTGGTGTAGAAATTTTGGCTGCTTACTCACCTCTTGCACCACCTTCTCCTGATAAAAGAGATGAAAGATCTGTGAAATACAACATACTCTCTGGAACCTCAATGGCATGCCCCCATGTTGCTGGTGCAGCTGCATATGTTAAGACTTTTCATCCTGATTGGTCTCCGGCAGCTATAAAGTCTTCTCTTATGACCACTGCAAAACCAATGAATGGAAGTGAACTCGCAGAATTCTCCTATGGATCAGGGTTTTTGGACCCAGTTAGAGCCATAAATCCTGGTCTAGTTTTTGATGCTTCCAAAAAGGACTATGTGAATTTGCTTTGCAGAATTGGGTATGATACAATGGAAGTTCGAAAAATCTCAGGAGACAAAAGTGTTTGCCCTTCATCATCGTCTCATCATCATCTACCAATGGCAAAAGATTTTAATTATCCTGCAATTGCGGCTGAGATTGAACCAAATAAACCATTTAGGATTAATttcacaagaacagttacaaatGTTGGATTCGCTAACTCTACCTATAAGGCTTACATCCAACAACATTCTGGCATCAACATCACTGTTGTGCCTAACATACTCGAGTTTAAATCTCTCAAGGAGAAACAATCTTTTGTTGTTCATGTTGTTGGAGGGAAATTTAGTGACAACAGTGTAGTTTCATCGTCACTGTTGTGGAGCGATGGAACACATAGTGTAAGGAGTCCAATTGTTTTACGTGTTATAAAAGGAAAATGCTACTTGTACAACAAGATTTAG
- the LOC107605389 gene encoding FAD-linked sulfhydryl oxidase ERV1: MSENPLQALFHNFEHVSNFVQRHLSNLIGLHPHPQSSGPSPFVRPPLFSISSSSKNPLAKTSNPVQLRDSALEAKLASPVSKEDLGRATWTFLHTLAAQYPDNPTRQQKKDVKDLVQILTRLYPCKECADHFKEVIRANPVQAGSHAEFSQWLCHVHNVVNRSLGKPVFPCERVDARWGKLDCEQKACEVIGSTSIFG; this comes from the exons ATGTCTGAGAATCCACTGCAGGCTCTCTTTCATAACTTTGAGCATGTCTCCAATTTCGTTCAACGCCATCTCTCTAATCTCATAGGCCTTCATCCTCATCCTCAATCATCAGGACCCTCACCCTTTGTTAGACCTCCCCTTTTCTCCATCTCTTCCTCCTCCAAAAATCCACTGGCAAAAACTAGTAATCCTGTACAACTACGTGATTCGGCTCTCGAG GCAAAGCTTGCTTCCCCAGTGTCTAAAGAAGATCTTGGAAGGGCCACTTGGACTTTTCTTCACACTCTTGCTGCCCAG TATCCAGATAATCCTACAAGACAGCAAAAGAAGGATGTAAAAGACCTG GTACAGATCTTAACTCGATTATACCCTTGCAAGGAATGTGCAGATCATTTTAAAGAAGTTATCAG AGCAAATCCGGTACAGGCCGGGTCACACGCGGAGTTTTCACAGTGGTTATGTCATGTGCATAATGTTGTTAATAGAAG CCTGGGTAAACCAGTTTTTCCATGTGAACGAGTTGATGCAAGGTGGGGTAAACTGGACTGTGAGCAGAAAGCATGTGAAGTTATTGGAAGTACATCAATTTTTGGATAG
- the LOC107605385 gene encoding calcium uptake protein, mitochondrial isoform X2, protein MSSFFTLRKSSPLIYRFPIQRSFKIRNSSTTSPSSSSSPSAPSLLNRSSSSTNPHYTPPRGSGLGPNWAWALAAGSGLGVLLHYLAKPNSQFDSPFLSKLLPFVDSWSTPPGNEVESDRRSTPSLFTKLSLPESSSFFLFGDAYRRKVFFNYEKRIRLRSPPEKVFEYFASYRTPEGELLMKPADLMRAVVPVFPPSESHLVRDGYLKGERSPGHLRCAPSEFFMLFDVNGDGLISFKEEINKEEFKKVMALMRSHHRQGVQHRDGLRIGLKVIDSVENGGMLEYFFGKDGNECLQHDKFVQFLRDLHEEIVRLEFSHYDYKSQKTISAKDFGLSMVASADISHLDKLLDRVDQLDNDQRLKNVRITFEEFKNFAELRKKLLPFSLALFSCGKVNGLLTRDDFQRAASQVCGISLSDNVVDIVFHLFDANWDRNLSADEFVRVLHKRERDIVQPVEAGIFGFLSCCWNCTDNLSRFRLF, encoded by the exons ATGTCGTCCTTCTTCACTCTCAGAAAATCCTCACCGTTAATCTACCGTTTCCCAATCCAACGGTCCTTCAAGATCCGCAACTCTTCAACAACCTCACCATCGTCCTCCTCCTCCCCTTCGGCACCGTCTCTCCTGAATCGTAGCAGCAGTAGCACCAACCCGCACTACACTCCTCCGCGGGGCTCCGGTCTCGGTCCTAATTGGGCTTGGGCCCTTGCCGCGGGCTCAGGCCTTGGGGTTCTCCTGCATTACCTCGCTAAGCCCAATTCCCAATTCGACTCTCCGTTCTTATCGAAATTACTGCCTTTTGTTGACTCGTGGTCAACTCCTCCTGGCAACGAAGTTGAGTCTGACCGTCGGTCCACACCGTCGTTGTTTACAAAACTGTCCCTTCCAGAAAGTTCTAGTTTCTTCCTTTTTGgag atgCGTACAGAAGAAAGGTGTTTTTCAACTATGAGAAGCGGATACGGTTGCGAAGCCCACCCGAAAAG GTTTTTGAATACTTTGCTTCTTATCGTACCCCAGAAGGAGAACTACTTATGAAACCAGCGGATCTAATGCGAGCAGTGGTTCCTGTTTTCCCCCCATCTGAATCCCATCTTGTAAGAGATGGGTACCTGAAAGGAGAAAGAAGTCCCGGTCATTTACGGTGTGCTCCTTCGgaattttttatgctttttgaTGTAAATGGTGATGGGCTTATATCTTTCAAAGA GGAGATAAACAAGGAAGAATTCAaaaaagtgatggcattgatgcgaTCTCATCATCGACAAGGTGTTCAGCACAGAGATGGATTGCGAATTGGCCTAAAGGTGATTGATTCTGTGGAAAATGGAGGGATGTTGGAGTATTTCTTTGGTAAAGATGGAAATGAATGTCTCCAGCATGACAAATTCGTACAGTTTTTGAGAGATTTACATGAGGAA ATCGTGAGGCTGGAGTTTTCTCATTATGACTACAAATCTCAAAAAACCATATCAGCCAAGGATTTTGGACTCTCCATGGTTGCTTCTGCTGACATAAGTCATCTAGACAAGTTGCTTGACCGGGTTGATCAGTTGGACAATGATCAACGTCTCAAGAATGTACGCATCACATTTGAAGAGTTTAAAAACTTTGCAGAGCTACGCAAAAAATTGTTACCATTTTCATTGGCGCTTTTCAGTTGTGGAAAAGTAAATGGTCTATTAACCAGAGATGATTTTCAGCGAGCTGCATCACAA GTATGTGGCATCTCTCTCTCTGACAACGTAGTTGACATTGTTTTCCATTTGTTTGATGCAAATTGGGACAGAAACCTAAGCGCAGATGAGTTTGTGAGAGTGTTACACAAGCGAGAAAGGGACATTGTACAGCCTGTGGAGGCAGGAATCTTTGGTTTCTTGTCTTGTTGCTGGAACTGTACGGATAATCTATCACGCTTTCGGTTGTTTTAG
- the LOC107605385 gene encoding calcium uptake protein, mitochondrial isoform X1, whose product MSSFFTLRKSSPLIYRFPIQRSFKIRNSSTTSPSSSSSPSAPSLLNRSSSSTNPHYTPPRGSGLGPNWAWALAAGSGLGVLLHYLAKPNSQFDSPFLSKLLPFVDSWSTPPGNEVESDRRSTPSLFTKLSLPESSSFFLFGDAYRRKVFFNYEKRIRLRSPPEKVFEYFASYRTPEGELLMKPADLMRAVVPVFPPSESHLVRDGYLKGERSPGHLRCAPSEFFMLFDVNGDGLISFKEYIFFVTLLSIPESSFSIAFKMFDVDNNGEINKEEFKKVMALMRSHHRQGVQHRDGLRIGLKVIDSVENGGMLEYFFGKDGNECLQHDKFVQFLRDLHEEIVRLEFSHYDYKSQKTISAKDFGLSMVASADISHLDKLLDRVDQLDNDQRLKNVRITFEEFKNFAELRKKLLPFSLALFSCGKVNGLLTRDDFQRAASQVCGISLSDNVVDIVFHLFDANWDRNLSADEFVRVLHKRERDIVQPVEAGIFGFLSCCWNCTDNLSRFRLF is encoded by the exons ATGTCGTCCTTCTTCACTCTCAGAAAATCCTCACCGTTAATCTACCGTTTCCCAATCCAACGGTCCTTCAAGATCCGCAACTCTTCAACAACCTCACCATCGTCCTCCTCCTCCCCTTCGGCACCGTCTCTCCTGAATCGTAGCAGCAGTAGCACCAACCCGCACTACACTCCTCCGCGGGGCTCCGGTCTCGGTCCTAATTGGGCTTGGGCCCTTGCCGCGGGCTCAGGCCTTGGGGTTCTCCTGCATTACCTCGCTAAGCCCAATTCCCAATTCGACTCTCCGTTCTTATCGAAATTACTGCCTTTTGTTGACTCGTGGTCAACTCCTCCTGGCAACGAAGTTGAGTCTGACCGTCGGTCCACACCGTCGTTGTTTACAAAACTGTCCCTTCCAGAAAGTTCTAGTTTCTTCCTTTTTGgag atgCGTACAGAAGAAAGGTGTTTTTCAACTATGAGAAGCGGATACGGTTGCGAAGCCCACCCGAAAAG GTTTTTGAATACTTTGCTTCTTATCGTACCCCAGAAGGAGAACTACTTATGAAACCAGCGGATCTAATGCGAGCAGTGGTTCCTGTTTTCCCCCCATCTGAATCCCATCTTGTAAGAGATGGGTACCTGAAAGGAGAAAGAAGTCCCGGTCATTTACGGTGTGCTCCTTCGgaattttttatgctttttgaTGTAAATGGTGATGGGCTTATATCTTTCAAAGA GTATATCTTTTTTGTAACACTACTCAGCATTCCAGAGTCGAGCTTTTCTATAGCATTTAAAATGTTTGATGTGGACAATAATGG GGAGATAAACAAGGAAGAATTCAaaaaagtgatggcattgatgcgaTCTCATCATCGACAAGGTGTTCAGCACAGAGATGGATTGCGAATTGGCCTAAAGGTGATTGATTCTGTGGAAAATGGAGGGATGTTGGAGTATTTCTTTGGTAAAGATGGAAATGAATGTCTCCAGCATGACAAATTCGTACAGTTTTTGAGAGATTTACATGAGGAA ATCGTGAGGCTGGAGTTTTCTCATTATGACTACAAATCTCAAAAAACCATATCAGCCAAGGATTTTGGACTCTCCATGGTTGCTTCTGCTGACATAAGTCATCTAGACAAGTTGCTTGACCGGGTTGATCAGTTGGACAATGATCAACGTCTCAAGAATGTACGCATCACATTTGAAGAGTTTAAAAACTTTGCAGAGCTACGCAAAAAATTGTTACCATTTTCATTGGCGCTTTTCAGTTGTGGAAAAGTAAATGGTCTATTAACCAGAGATGATTTTCAGCGAGCTGCATCACAA GTATGTGGCATCTCTCTCTCTGACAACGTAGTTGACATTGTTTTCCATTTGTTTGATGCAAATTGGGACAGAAACCTAAGCGCAGATGAGTTTGTGAGAGTGTTACACAAGCGAGAAAGGGACATTGTACAGCCTGTGGAGGCAGGAATCTTTGGTTTCTTGTCTTGTTGCTGGAACTGTACGGATAATCTATCACGCTTTCGGTTGTTTTAG